From one Pseudactinotalea sp. HY158 genomic stretch:
- the truB gene encoding tRNA pseudouridine(55) synthase TruB, translating into MNAPDGLLLLDKPAGLTSHGAVARTRRALGTRKVGHAGTLDPMATGLLVLGIGRATRLLTYIVGVDKTYTATIRLGQGTNTDDAEGEATSSPGARLAAGPERAVRLELDGIEAVAAGLRGPIEQVPSAVSAIKVDGKRAYARVRAGEEVALPARPVTIHRFALAEPRASVAADGTPVVDVDAVIDCSSGTYVRALARDLGARLGCGGHLTALRRTRVGPFDLDPEPTATAARTAAVRADDTLPRTAPDALLSVTTALRLLLPARELTEGEARAVRYGQSLAAGGMAELAGAFDPAGRGIAVLSLDGERARPVLVLDPA; encoded by the coding sequence CTGAACGCCCCCGACGGCCTGCTCCTGCTCGACAAGCCGGCGGGCCTCACCTCCCACGGCGCCGTCGCCCGCACGCGGCGCGCCCTGGGGACCCGCAAGGTCGGACACGCCGGCACCCTCGATCCGATGGCCACGGGCCTGCTCGTGCTCGGCATCGGGCGTGCCACCCGGCTGCTCACCTATATCGTCGGCGTGGACAAGACCTATACGGCCACCATCCGGCTCGGCCAGGGCACGAACACCGACGACGCCGAGGGGGAGGCGACCTCCTCCCCGGGCGCCCGCCTCGCCGCCGGCCCGGAGCGCGCCGTCCGGCTCGAGCTGGACGGGATCGAGGCCGTCGCCGCGGGGCTGCGCGGACCGATCGAGCAGGTTCCGAGCGCGGTCTCGGCCATCAAGGTCGACGGCAAGCGCGCCTACGCCCGGGTGCGCGCGGGGGAGGAGGTCGCCCTGCCCGCCCGGCCCGTGACGATCCACCGGTTCGCGCTGGCCGAGCCCCGCGCGTCGGTCGCCGCCGACGGCACACCGGTCGTCGACGTCGACGCCGTGATCGACTGCTCCTCCGGCACCTACGTGCGCGCCCTCGCCCGGGATCTCGGCGCCCGACTCGGCTGCGGCGGCCACCTCACCGCGCTGCGGCGCACCCGGGTCGGACCCTTCGACCTCGACCCCGAACCCACCGCCACGGCCGCCCGGACTGCGGCGGTCCGCGCCGACGACACCCTGCCCCGGACCGCCCCGGATGCGCTGCTGAGCGTGACCACGGCGCTGCGGCTGCTCCTGCCCGCCCGCGAGCTGACCGAGGGCGAGGCCCGGGCGGTCCGCTACGGCCAGTCACTCGCGGCGGGCGGCATGGCCGAGCTCGCCGGCGCGTTCGACCCGGCCGGGCGCGGGATCGCCGTGCTGAGCCTCGACGGTGAGCGGGCCCGCCCCGTGCTCGTGCTCGACCCGGCCTGA
- the rbfA gene encoding 30S ribosome-binding factor RbfA — MADHPRARKLGERIHQIVAQMLDTRIKDPRLGFITVTDVRVTGDLQHATVFYTVYGDETDRASTAAALESAKGLIRSEVGKQTGVRLTPTLEFTVDSIPETAAHLDSALARAAAHDAEVAKLRERAGYAGDADPYRTPRAESPTDEAP, encoded by the coding sequence ATGGCCGATCACCCCCGCGCCCGTAAGCTCGGTGAGCGCATCCACCAGATCGTCGCCCAGATGCTCGACACCCGGATCAAGGACCCGCGCCTCGGCTTCATCACCGTGACGGACGTGCGCGTGACCGGGGACCTCCAGCACGCCACCGTGTTCTACACCGTCTACGGCGACGAGACCGACCGTGCGAGTACCGCCGCGGCGCTCGAATCGGCCAAGGGCCTCATCCGATCCGAGGTCGGCAAGCAGACGGGCGTGCGGCTCACCCCCACGCTCGAGTTCACCGTCGACTCCATCCCCGAGACCGCCGCCCACCTCGACTCGGCCCTCGCGCGGGCGGCCGCCCACGACGCCGAGGTGGCGAAGCTGCGCGAACGAGCGGGCTACGCCGGCGACGCCGATCCCTACCGGACCCCCCGCGCCGAGTCCCCCACGGACGAGGCACCCTGA
- a CDS encoding acyltransferase family protein, giving the protein MAAAPRTAGLRDPGGDVGLAAGASGASGASGLPAASSPSDRSRPSGRRAASSTRARFQPEIQALRALAVLAVMAYHFRPGALPGGYVGVDIFFVISGYLITGLMIREIAREGRLSFRGFYGRRIRRILPAASAALAAITVAGVLILPMNRWTDLGHEALATTFFGQNWYLAHQSVDYLAEGAAASPLQHYWSLSVEEQFYFVWPALLVASIAAATWWRRRRGHGPASPRLVAGVVLWAVVAGSGAYSALQVIAGDPAAYFVTPARAWELALGGLVAVHWPQLQRLARGPRRGAAWLGSGTALVAFALVTYDAATPFPGVAALAPTVGTAAMILGANRWIEARPDGALAHLIGARSVQWCGDASYSLYLWHWPVVVFLPYLFPGVSPAVALGFGVALAFLLGALSRHLVELPFLHHTSANTALPRLVAVAAVSMSFTAIAGAGTVGWFHHSSTTLQSEAQALESNPPRGFGSESISRSGYRPFVQNAAGIAPTPSRAREDLPESAKDDCKSSIDDPTTPRCVFGDEDAGTTVVLVGDSHTEQYLPAFQKIAEEQSLRIVTYLHASCPFSFAQRESDATRGGPCLEANRATLADIVDRDEADLFVTSNLTDHPFVESADVPSPTDGFRQMWKELRAVAPVAVLSDNPMMLPKDETTECVLENLNDPEDCAIDKDDAMPLDRQRAAAAGDPDVTWVDMTGQYCTADECPPVIGNVMVYRDQQHVTETYARTLADYVWGQVEPLLGTGAAAG; this is encoded by the coding sequence GTGGCAGCAGCACCGAGGACAGCGGGCCTCCGCGACCCCGGAGGCGACGTCGGCCTGGCAGCGGGGGCATCGGGCGCATCCGGGGCATCCGGGCTACCCGCGGCGAGCAGCCCGAGCGACCGGTCACGGCCGAGCGGGCGGCGAGCTGCGTCGTCCACACGCGCGCGCTTCCAACCGGAGATCCAGGCGCTGCGGGCGCTCGCGGTACTCGCCGTCATGGCCTATCACTTCCGCCCGGGCGCGCTGCCGGGCGGCTACGTCGGCGTCGACATCTTCTTCGTCATCTCCGGCTACCTCATCACCGGGCTCATGATCCGCGAGATCGCCCGGGAGGGCCGGCTGAGCTTCCGCGGCTTCTACGGCCGGCGCATCCGGCGGATCCTGCCCGCGGCGAGCGCCGCGCTGGCCGCGATCACGGTCGCCGGCGTGCTCATCCTGCCGATGAACCGGTGGACCGACCTCGGCCACGAGGCGCTCGCCACGACGTTCTTCGGCCAGAACTGGTATCTGGCCCATCAGTCCGTCGACTACCTCGCCGAAGGGGCTGCGGCGAGCCCGCTGCAGCACTACTGGAGCCTGTCGGTCGAGGAACAGTTCTACTTCGTGTGGCCCGCGCTGCTCGTGGCCTCGATCGCCGCGGCCACGTGGTGGCGCCGGCGGCGGGGGCACGGACCGGCCTCGCCGCGGCTCGTCGCCGGCGTCGTGCTGTGGGCGGTCGTCGCGGGCAGCGGCGCCTACAGCGCCCTCCAGGTGATCGCCGGGGATCCGGCGGCCTACTTCGTCACCCCCGCCCGCGCCTGGGAGCTCGCCCTCGGCGGCCTGGTCGCCGTGCACTGGCCGCAGCTCCAGCGACTCGCGCGCGGCCCCCGTCGGGGCGCGGCCTGGCTCGGATCGGGGACGGCGCTCGTCGCCTTCGCGCTCGTGACCTACGACGCCGCCACGCCGTTCCCCGGCGTCGCGGCGCTCGCGCCGACCGTCGGCACCGCGGCGATGATCCTCGGGGCGAACCGGTGGATCGAGGCCCGGCCGGACGGCGCCCTCGCGCACCTGATCGGCGCCCGCAGCGTGCAGTGGTGCGGCGACGCCTCCTATTCCCTCTACCTGTGGCATTGGCCGGTCGTCGTGTTCCTGCCCTACCTGTTTCCCGGGGTGAGCCCGGCGGTGGCGCTCGGGTTCGGGGTCGCGCTCGCATTCCTGCTCGGCGCACTCTCCCGCCATCTCGTGGAGCTGCCGTTCCTGCACCACACCTCCGCCAACACCGCCCTGCCGCGGCTCGTGGCCGTCGCCGCGGTGAGCATGTCGTTCACCGCGATCGCCGGCGCCGGCACGGTGGGCTGGTTCCACCACAGCAGCACGACCCTCCAGAGCGAGGCCCAGGCGCTCGAGTCGAATCCGCCGCGCGGTTTCGGATCCGAGTCGATCAGCCGCAGCGGATACCGCCCGTTCGTGCAGAACGCGGCCGGGATCGCGCCGACGCCCTCCCGGGCCCGCGAGGACCTGCCGGAGAGCGCCAAGGACGACTGCAAGTCCTCGATCGACGACCCGACCACGCCGCGCTGCGTCTTCGGCGACGAGGACGCGGGCACGACCGTCGTGCTCGTCGGCGACTCCCACACCGAGCAGTACCTGCCCGCGTTCCAGAAGATCGCCGAAGAGCAGAGCCTGCGCATCGTCACCTACCTGCACGCCTCCTGCCCGTTCAGCTTCGCCCAGCGGGAGTCCGACGCCACCCGCGGGGGCCCGTGCCTCGAGGCGAACCGGGCGACCCTGGCCGACATCGTCGACCGGGACGAGGCCGACCTGTTCGTCACCTCCAACCTCACCGACCATCCCTTCGTCGAGAGCGCGGACGTGCCGAGCCCCACGGACGGCTTCCGGCAGATGTGGAAGGAACTGCGCGCGGTCGCCCCCGTGGCGGTGTTGAGCGACAACCCGATGATGCTGCCCAAGGACGAGACCACGGAGTGCGTGCTCGAGAACCTGAACGATCCCGAGGACTGCGCGATCGACAAGGACGACGCGATGCCGCTCGACCGCCAGCGGGCGGCCGCCGCGGGCGATCCGGACGTCACCTGGGTCGACATGACCGGGCAGTACTGCACCGCGGACGAATGCCCGCCGGTCATCGGCAACGTGATGGTCTATCGCGACCAGCAGCACGTGACCGAGACCTACGCCCGCACCCTCGCCGACTACGTCTGGGGCCAGGTCGAGCCGCTGCTCGGCACGGGGGCGGCCGCCGGGTGA